The Armatimonadota bacterium genome window below encodes:
- a CDS encoding DUF6786 family protein, with translation MRIDELVSLFEQGRRRHLVLGDADAGVLVGLDLEGRIYAFLDGAVVNRVNPDAILQQSHAGQYHNPGGDGFWPAPEGSRVGYFYAAGEWRVPPGLSGARYRVLHQDDKSAAIAAEIDLINNDGVGVPVEFQRDISVESSPDAMTLTVGDSIRYLGKALLRQGDARIAPWTLSQFDTSAGMEVVFPGVPEACVFDLYDPADELRWGDGDRWHVKTEGGTRFQIGLAPQVDWIELHIPQRNPSTGSFDVAQDRSGQALRIRRCSDPAPDGWSYADIADRPPQEPPADAPTRYSIYNDATDFMEIEAAGPCLTEFAPGAAIGHRVVTEFRCGQP, from the coding sequence TCGAGGGACGCATCTATGCCTTTCTCGACGGCGCGGTGGTCAACCGCGTTAACCCCGACGCGATCTTGCAGCAGAGCCACGCCGGTCAGTACCATAACCCCGGCGGCGATGGCTTCTGGCCCGCCCCCGAGGGGTCGCGCGTCGGCTACTTCTACGCGGCGGGGGAATGGCGCGTGCCGCCCGGCCTCTCCGGCGCGCGCTACCGCGTCCTTCACCAGGACGATAAGAGCGCCGCCATCGCCGCCGAGATTGACCTCATCAACAATGACGGCGTGGGCGTGCCCGTGGAGTTTCAGCGAGACATTTCGGTCGAGAGCTCCCCAGACGCGATGACGCTCACCGTAGGCGACAGCATCCGTTACCTGGGGAAAGCGCTGCTGCGGCAGGGCGACGCGAGGATCGCGCCGTGGACGCTTTCGCAGTTCGACACGTCAGCGGGAATGGAGGTCGTGTTCCCCGGGGTGCCGGAAGCGTGTGTTTTCGACCTCTATGACCCGGCGGACGAACTGAGGTGGGGCGACGGCGACCGGTGGCATGTGAAAACCGAAGGCGGCACGCGCTTTCAGATCGGGCTTGCGCCGCAGGTGGATTGGATCGAGCTGCATATCCCCCAGCGCAACCCTTCGACAGGCTCCTTCGACGTTGCTCAGGACAGGTCAGGGCAGGCTCTGCGCATTCGACGATGCAGCGACCCCGCACCGGACGGGTGGTCCTACGCAGATATCGCCGACCGCCCGCCGCAGGAGCCGCCGGCGGACGCGCCGACCCGGTATAGCATCTACAACGACGCCACGGACTTCATGGAAATCGAGGCCGCCGGCCCGTGCCTGACGGAGTTCGCCCCCGGCGCGGCGATCGGCCATCGCGTCGTCACCGAGTTCCGCTGCGGGCAGCCGTGA
- a CDS encoding polysaccharide deacetylase family protein produces MMAPRSRSARVVFGFDMETDIGSWTPFYKGVVEGTPRLLALLAGKGIPATFFFTGDAAQQHPEVVRTVRDAGHEVGNHSLHHETMGDEIIPIPGIKPLLPEEIPGRLRAAEALITRALGRKPVSFRAPRLWGSTALVRTLEDLGYVADASYPMFFYGKQLAPYHPSARDWRRSGRMKILEIPNVADMGMRSRDAHGRDRDLWPQFRTRGHEFVMRRLESFARVVARERLPLVLCFYFHPWEFAAMPQGLIRYGEGAILPAKFIVKHCGAVALRELARLIDGLRERFDARFMTAQQLAADWR; encoded by the coding sequence ATGATGGCTCCACGATCGCGATCGGCCCGGGTGGTGTTCGGTTTCGACATGGAAACTGACATCGGCAGCTGGACCCCTTTCTACAAAGGGGTCGTCGAGGGTACGCCGCGGCTGCTAGCGTTGCTTGCGGGGAAGGGCATACCCGCGACGTTCTTTTTCACCGGCGACGCCGCGCAGCAGCACCCCGAGGTCGTGCGCACGGTGCGCGACGCCGGCCATGAAGTGGGGAATCACTCCCTCCATCATGAGACGATGGGCGACGAGATCATACCCATCCCCGGCATCAAGCCGCTGCTGCCGGAGGAGATACCGGGGCGGCTGCGGGCGGCGGAGGCGCTGATCACGCGCGCCCTGGGCCGCAAGCCGGTGTCGTTCCGCGCACCCCGGCTGTGGGGGAGCACGGCGCTCGTCCGCACGCTGGAGGACCTGGGCTATGTCGCCGATGCCAGCTACCCCATGTTCTTCTACGGGAAGCAGTTGGCGCCGTACCACCCCAGCGCGCGCGATTGGAGGCGCAGCGGCCGCATGAAGATTCTCGAGATCCCGAACGTAGCGGATATGGGTATGCGCAGCCGCGATGCGCACGGCCGCGACCGCGACCTGTGGCCGCAGTTCCGCACCCGGGGGCACGAGTTCGTGATGCGACGGCTGGAGAGCTTTGCCCGGGTGGTGGCCCGGGAACGGCTCCCGCTCGTGCTGTGCTTCTATTTTCACCCGTGGGAGTTCGCGGCCATGCCCCAGGGGCTCATTCGCTACGGGGAGGGCGCGATTCTCCCCGCCAAGTTCATCGTCAAGCACTGCGGCGCGGTGGCGCTGCGCGAGTTGGCGCGGTTGATTGACGGGCTCAGGGAGCGGTTCGACGCGCGCTTCATGACGGCGCAACAGCTTGCCGCGGACTGGCGCTGA
- the dnaJ gene encoding molecular chaperone DnaJ → MMRTQQDYYEILGVSRDATAEEVKRAYRRLARECHPDVNPGDAAAEARFKEVAVAYEVLSDPHKRSRYDHFGHAGRGAVDEFDFGGFGDLFESFFGGMGRTARAPVEQRGADLQCEVEVTLVEAAHEVRRSLHVSRMRVCSVCAGSGSKAGSRPMTCSVCHGAGQVRHATDSIFGLRFATVATCERCQGRGEVQSDPCPNCHATGRERRHDQLTVDMPAGVESGTRLRLQGEGDAGPRGAAAGDLYVSVHITEHPIFERRGTELICEVPLPFTTAALGGDISVPSLSGEAQVRIPAGTQSGAVFRLRGHGMPDLHSGRRGDQHVVVRVVVPTHLTHEQRRLLEKFAAAGGDKVDDKDRKLFDRVKDAFGR, encoded by the coding sequence ATGATGCGCACCCAACAGGACTACTACGAGATACTCGGCGTGTCGCGCGACGCGACCGCCGAGGAGGTTAAGCGGGCCTACCGCCGGCTGGCGCGGGAATGCCATCCCGACGTCAACCCTGGCGATGCCGCCGCCGAGGCGAGGTTCAAGGAAGTCGCGGTGGCCTACGAGGTGCTGTCCGATCCGCACAAGCGCTCGCGCTACGACCACTTTGGCCACGCCGGCCGCGGGGCAGTTGACGAGTTTGACTTCGGTGGCTTCGGCGACCTCTTCGAATCGTTCTTCGGCGGCATGGGGCGGACGGCGCGGGCGCCGGTCGAGCAGCGGGGCGCCGACCTCCAATGCGAGGTCGAGGTGACCCTGGTCGAGGCGGCGCACGAGGTGCGGCGCTCGCTGCACGTCTCGCGCATGAGGGTGTGCTCGGTGTGCGCCGGGAGCGGTAGCAAGGCCGGTTCGCGGCCGATGACGTGCTCGGTGTGCCACGGGGCGGGCCAGGTGCGCCACGCCACTGACTCCATCTTTGGCTTGCGCTTCGCCACCGTCGCAACCTGCGAGCGCTGCCAGGGACGCGGCGAGGTGCAATCCGATCCTTGCCCCAACTGTCACGCCACGGGGCGCGAACGCCGACACGACCAGTTGACGGTGGACATGCCGGCGGGCGTCGAGTCCGGGACCCGGCTGCGATTGCAGGGCGAGGGCGACGCCGGGCCGCGCGGGGCGGCCGCCGGCGACCTCTACGTCTCGGTCCACATCACCGAGCACCCTATCTTCGAGCGCCGGGGCACGGAGCTGATCTGCGAGGTGCCTTTGCCCTTCACCACCGCTGCCCTCGGCGGCGACATCAGCGTTCCCTCCCTCTCCGGCGAGGCGCAGGTGCGCATCCCCGCCGGCACCCAGAGCGGCGCCGTCTTCCGCCTGCGCGGCCACGGCATGCCGGACCTGCACTCCGGACGCCGCGGCGACCAGCACGTGGTGGTGCGCGTGGTGGTGCCCACCCATCTCACCCACGAGCAGCGCCGCCTGCTGGAGAAGTTCGCCGCCGCCGGCGGCGACAAGGTTGACGACAAAGATCGCAAGCTCTTCGACCGCGTCAAGGACGCATTCGGGCGGTAA
- a CDS encoding DNA-directed RNA polymerase subunit omega, whose product MRKTEAAAGKGHEVQVDRLSHKFGKYALVMAVAKRARHMKERAAGVPLGPSPASYIARALQDVAKGHVKVTRGRDE is encoded by the coding sequence ATGAGAAAAACCGAAGCCGCAGCCGGGAAAGGGCACGAGGTACAGGTGGACCGACTGTCACATAAGTTCGGAAAATACGCGCTGGTGATGGCGGTGGCCAAGCGGGCACGCCACATGAAGGAAAGGGCGGCAGGGGTGCCGTTGGGGCCGAGCCCCGCCAGCTACATCGCGCGCGCGCTGCAGGACGTCGCCAAGGGACATGTCAAGGTGACACGCGGCCGGGACGAATAG
- a CDS encoding SNF2-related protein, with amino-acid sequence MNEAFASRAPHAQELAEQAVREWPREHEILYLAAVAALLKENPERCLRHLKRIRRDYVVDNRHHLLRAIALAQQGVREGARELLRKVGVRDPEQAIPWFLADPSLWSWLVGWLRRIRAYEPPRAGRGRGKRHASARSAKRSSSDKAPSAPAAEAPALLPEVPDLPRHEPEIPIRFELLNANAIMLDRPAQGEEASDWYRLRAEFTHLSLLREFDELLCLPLLHQVQTYWYQVETVRKVLRSFRGRVLLADEVGLGKTIEAGMVLKEYLLRGMVQKVLILTPASLVGQWQEEMATKFDIPCATSYDSLLRSDPDAFWAQPRVIASIATARRQEHFARLTQQAYDLVIVDEAHHLKSRTTHNYRLVDALQKRFLLLLSATPVQNSLVELYNLLTLLKPGIFKTEREFRGAYVTPGKPRLPVNRERMHELMRDVMVRNTRALVDVRLPARHAVTLRLEATGEEQSCYQGLDQLVRELHASAPGHHRLALHHLLSAAGSSPNAAAAALERSRVGKDERWRALSERYRRIARGAKEAALLDLLRRNPQEKKMVFVHHRETLRHLEAVMREQGISFARFEGSLSGPDKDAAIEEFRERVPVLLSTQSGGEGRNVQFCNTLINFDLPWNPMAIEQRIGRLHRIGQTRDVFIFNLAARDTVESQMLQILDEKINMFELVVGEIDAILGELDERQDFADIVLTTWLETTERGRPSAFADLGERMVKAKQQYEAIKELDTALFGDDFETV; translated from the coding sequence TTGAACGAGGCATTCGCCTCACGGGCGCCGCACGCGCAGGAGCTGGCGGAACAGGCCGTCAGGGAGTGGCCCCGGGAGCATGAGATTCTGTATCTCGCGGCGGTTGCCGCCTTGCTCAAGGAGAACCCGGAGCGGTGCCTGCGGCATCTGAAGCGCATCCGCAGAGACTATGTCGTTGACAACCGCCATCACCTGCTGCGCGCGATCGCGCTCGCGCAGCAGGGGGTCAGGGAGGGCGCACGAGAGCTGCTGCGGAAAGTCGGTGTGCGCGATCCCGAACAAGCGATCCCTTGGTTTCTCGCGGACCCGTCGCTGTGGTCGTGGCTGGTGGGGTGGTTAAGGAGGATCCGCGCCTACGAGCCCCCTCGCGCAGGCCGGGGGCGCGGGAAAAGGCATGCCTCGGCCCGGTCAGCGAAACGGTCATCCAGCGACAAGGCTCCTTCCGCGCCCGCAGCGGAAGCTCCCGCGCTACTGCCCGAAGTGCCGGATCTGCCGCGTCACGAGCCCGAGATACCGATCCGCTTCGAGCTGCTCAATGCGAACGCGATCATGCTGGACCGGCCGGCGCAGGGCGAGGAGGCTTCCGACTGGTACCGGTTACGTGCCGAGTTCACTCACCTGAGCCTGCTGCGCGAGTTCGACGAGTTGCTGTGCCTGCCGCTGCTGCATCAGGTGCAGACCTATTGGTACCAGGTGGAGACGGTGCGCAAGGTGCTCAGATCGTTCCGCGGCCGGGTGCTGCTGGCCGATGAAGTGGGGCTGGGCAAGACGATCGAGGCCGGCATGGTGTTGAAAGAGTACCTGCTGCGCGGGATGGTGCAGAAGGTGCTCATCCTGACCCCGGCTTCCCTGGTGGGCCAGTGGCAGGAAGAGATGGCGACCAAGTTCGACATTCCCTGCGCCACCAGCTATGACAGCCTGTTGAGGAGCGATCCCGACGCCTTCTGGGCACAGCCGCGCGTGATCGCCTCTATCGCCACCGCGCGCCGTCAGGAGCACTTCGCGCGCCTGACACAGCAGGCATACGACTTGGTTATCGTTGATGAAGCCCATCACCTGAAGAGCCGCACCACCCACAACTACCGGCTCGTGGACGCCCTGCAGAAGCGTTTTCTGCTCCTCTTGTCTGCCACCCCGGTGCAGAACAGCCTGGTGGAACTCTACAACCTGCTGACGCTGCTGAAGCCGGGCATCTTCAAGACGGAGAGGGAGTTCCGCGGCGCCTACGTGACTCCGGGCAAGCCGCGCCTCCCCGTCAACCGAGAACGGATGCACGAGCTGATGCGCGATGTCATGGTGCGCAACACCCGCGCCCTGGTTGATGTGCGCCTTCCCGCTCGCCACGCGGTCACCCTGCGCCTGGAGGCGACCGGCGAAGAGCAAAGCTGCTACCAGGGGCTGGATCAGTTGGTGCGAGAGCTGCACGCGAGCGCGCCCGGGCATCACCGGCTGGCTTTGCATCACCTGCTGAGCGCCGCCGGCTCCTCCCCCAACGCCGCCGCCGCCGCCCTCGAGCGCTCACGCGTGGGGAAGGACGAGCGTTGGCGCGCCCTCTCCGAGCGCTACCGCCGGATCGCTCGCGGCGCGAAGGAGGCCGCGCTGCTGGACCTGCTGCGGCGCAATCCGCAAGAGAAGAAAATGGTCTTCGTCCACCATCGCGAGACTCTCCGGCACCTGGAGGCCGTGATGCGGGAGCAGGGCATCTCGTTTGCGCGCTTCGAGGGCTCGCTGTCGGGGCCCGACAAGGACGCCGCTATCGAGGAGTTCCGTGAGCGGGTGCCGGTGCTGCTGTCCACGCAATCCGGCGGCGAGGGACGCAATGTACAGTTCTGCAACACCCTGATCAACTTCGACTTGCCCTGGAATCCGATGGCCATCGAACAGCGCATCGGCCGCCTGCATCGCATTGGGCAGACGCGCGACGTCTTCATCTTCAACCTGGCAGCCCGCGACACGGTGGAAAGCCAGATGCTGCAGATTTTGGATGAGAAGATCAACATGTTCGAACTGGTGGTGGGGGAGATTGACGCTATCCTGGGCGAACTGGATGAGCGGCAGGACTTCGCCGACATCGTCCTCACCACCTGGCTGGAAACCACCGAACGGGGCCGCCCCTCCGCGTTTGCTGACTTGGGCGAGCGCATGGTGAAGGCGAAGCAGCAGTATGAGGCGATCAAGGAGCTCGATACCGCCTTGTTCGGCGACGACTTCGAGACCGTATGA
- a CDS encoding DUF433 domain-containing protein gives MPTTRFERITVDSDILGGKPCIRGLRFPVSRLLGLLAAGEDAQSILAEYPYLEPGDIQEALSYAAALAEEEVVEFAR, from the coding sequence ATGCCAACCACGCGGTTCGAACGCATCACGGTTGACTCCGACATTCTGGGCGGCAAGCCCTGCATTCGCGGCCTGCGATTCCCGGTCTCCCGCCTGCTGGGGCTGCTCGCCGCGGGCGAGGATGCCCAGTCCATCCTGGCGGAGTATCCTTACTTGGAGCCCGGGGACATCCAGGAAGCCCTCTCCTATGCTGCCGCTCTGGCCGAAGAGGAGGTTGTCGAGTTCGCTCGATGA
- a CDS encoding MarR family transcriptional regulator: MPASEPAAMDAWRSFVRAKCEIRRSINRELKEHGLTNSQLDILRVLAGAGSKGAKLNEVSHRLYVTSGNITGLIDRLEEAGCLARVPHPEDRRITLAVLTPAGREVFEHIYPSYVARIQHLMSVLTDQEQALLGDLLARIADQAAEMS, encoded by the coding sequence ATGCCAGCATCTGAGCCGGCCGCGATGGATGCCTGGCGCAGCTTCGTGCGCGCCAAGTGCGAGATTCGTCGCTCCATCAACCGAGAGCTCAAAGAGCATGGGTTGACTAACTCCCAGCTGGACATCTTGCGCGTGCTGGCCGGCGCCGGCAGCAAAGGGGCCAAGCTGAACGAGGTTTCCCACCGCCTTTACGTTACTTCAGGGAACATTACGGGGTTGATTGATCGTCTAGAGGAGGCGGGTTGTCTCGCACGGGTTCCGCATCCCGAGGACCGGCGCATTACGCTGGCGGTGCTGACGCCCGCCGGGCGCGAGGTCTTCGAGCATATCTACCCTTCCTACGTCGCGCGGATCCAGCACCTGATGTCAGTGCTCACGGATCAGGAGCAGGCGCTGTTGGGCGACCTGCTCGCGCGCATCGCGGATCAGGCAGCGGAGATGTCATGA
- a CDS encoding TolC family protein — MRTHLVVAIILLTAATPALAADTAGPSPQMWERVRAAGSVAVGLKPTPSPQAPATLSLRECLALASAHNSGFRQSLQQLINARQGLWVAEQRLFYDVSAGGERERNPGSNAETALTGSVGARLEARTGGSLQANAGTGTQGTFGDLLSQRPALSLSYDQPLMRGMGLASSTAERIRNARTALASQELSFFDAQQELARRVIEDYFAVLLAKGEVEIAQRAVERAKALYDMNYAKFSGEGLAQPGEEWVSQVAELDVDQARLSWERSKQSLISDQQAYRDAMDRLLLNLGLIPGATPELTTAIAYSPQEYDEAALVQMALANSTDLGRLELSGQDAAASLRIARSQNLPDVTASVGVNDLGETINGTTVSTGWFGGIRVEAPLFDRGRREDIGRADRALQVLEQSTVAARDQVTQAVQRLVRAATSSRQRIDIGEQALALARKNREAARGMYDEGLSDYLRVLDAEDRLVEAERSLLQEQVQYFLTTVRIRRALGEDVSQGLP, encoded by the coding sequence ATGAGAACTCACCTCGTAGTCGCAATCATCTTGCTTACGGCGGCGACGCCGGCGCTGGCGGCCGATACCGCGGGACCGTCGCCCCAGATGTGGGAGCGCGTGCGAGCGGCCGGGTCGGTAGCGGTCGGTCTCAAGCCGACGCCCTCGCCTCAGGCGCCCGCCACGCTGAGCCTGCGGGAATGCCTTGCCCTGGCTTCCGCCCACAACTCGGGTTTCCGCCAGAGCCTGCAGCAGCTCATCAACGCCCGGCAGGGGCTGTGGGTGGCCGAGCAGCGCTTGTTCTACGACGTGAGCGCCGGCGGCGAACGGGAGCGGAACCCGGGCAGCAATGCCGAGACGGCGCTGACGGGCTCGGTCGGTGCGCGCTTGGAGGCGCGGACCGGCGGCTCGCTGCAGGCAAACGCGGGCACGGGCACGCAGGGAACCTTCGGCGATCTGCTTTCCCAGCGGCCGGCGCTCAGCCTGAGCTATGACCAGCCGTTGATGAGGGGCATGGGGCTGGCATCCTCGACCGCGGAACGTATCCGCAACGCGCGCACCGCGCTGGCAAGTCAGGAGCTGTCATTCTTCGACGCGCAGCAGGAGCTGGCGCGCCGCGTCATCGAGGACTACTTCGCGGTGCTGCTGGCGAAGGGTGAGGTCGAGATCGCCCAGCGCGCGGTCGAGCGGGCGAAGGCGCTCTATGACATGAACTACGCCAAGTTCAGCGGCGAGGGCCTCGCGCAGCCGGGCGAGGAATGGGTCAGCCAGGTCGCGGAGTTGGACGTGGACCAGGCGCGGCTGAGCTGGGAACGGTCGAAGCAGTCGCTCATCAGCGATCAGCAGGCGTACCGCGATGCGATGGACCGCCTGCTGCTCAACCTGGGCCTGATCCCCGGCGCAACGCCGGAGCTGACCACCGCCATCGCCTACTCGCCGCAGGAGTATGACGAGGCCGCGCTGGTTCAGATGGCGCTTGCGAACAGCACCGACCTCGGGCGACTGGAGCTGAGCGGGCAAGATGCTGCGGCGTCATTGCGGATCGCCCGCAGCCAGAACCTGCCCGACGTTACCGCCAGCGTCGGCGTCAACGACCTCGGCGAAACCATCAACGGCACCACGGTCAGCACCGGCTGGTTCGGCGGCATCCGGGTCGAGGCGCCGCTGTTTGACCGCGGGCGGCGCGAGGACATCGGGCGGGCGGACCGCGCGCTGCAGGTGCTGGAGCAGAGCACGGTGGCGGCGCGCGACCAGGTGACGCAAGCGGTGCAGCGCCTGGTGCGGGCGGCCACCAGCTCACGGCAGCGTATAGACATCGGCGAGCAGGCGCTGGCGCTGGCGCGCAAGAATCGGGAGGCCGCGCGGGGTATGTATGATGAGGGGCTGAGCGATTACCTGCGCGTCCTGGACGCGGAGGATCGGCTGGTGGAGGCGGAGCGGTCACTGCTGCAAGAACAGGTGCAGTACTTCTTGACCACGGTGCGGATCCGCAGGGCCCTGGGCGAGGATGTCAGCCAGGGATTGCCGTAG
- a CDS encoding efflux RND transporter periplasmic adaptor subunit translates to MSRRNATWGLVLIVLAAGVGFAWHAVRPHDAGKRIPVTAATRGEFVVSLPAEGPLESDDAVVVGTGKAPGELTMIVSDGTVVRAGEVFCRIEARDLLRRQADAKLASTQGQEEIERTRESAQERYETDQRNLEQSQKDFEVWQESVGVRTKQGEDQLAFDRAEAERLRQEYERSQRMAAKGYVAASEADIAKATYDAQQFKVEQSAKDLELSRREIAAELRQRQSQLDAVKRRTGISRSRIEDRVNHARSRAEVAARELETITAALADTTITAAASGTVSLFSTFRGGERRPWREGDQVSSGTPLGSISGNRNMSIRCRIKEGNIAALRKGQQAEIEFAALAGRKFTGVVSSVGAVAREVWIWEDPTAEANERVFDVLIKVNPPRAANAGGLKPGLNARARVIVKRLPDALFVPLDAVFERNGKSFVYVKRGDGFERREAQTGDRNEVAVVLRSGLAAGELVALSEPASTKMLGTGSARASGAVRTSS, encoded by the coding sequence GTGTCGAGACGTAATGCTACATGGGGTTTGGTGCTGATCGTGCTTGCCGCAGGCGTGGGTTTCGCCTGGCACGCCGTGCGACCGCATGACGCCGGGAAACGGATCCCGGTCACCGCGGCGACGCGCGGGGAGTTCGTGGTAAGCCTACCGGCGGAGGGGCCGCTGGAGAGCGACGACGCGGTGGTAGTCGGCACCGGTAAGGCGCCAGGCGAGCTGACGATGATTGTTTCCGACGGCACGGTGGTGCGCGCGGGAGAGGTCTTCTGCCGCATCGAGGCGCGCGACCTGCTGCGCCGGCAGGCGGACGCGAAGCTGGCATCCACCCAGGGACAGGAGGAGATCGAGCGCACCCGCGAGAGCGCCCAGGAGCGTTACGAGACAGATCAGCGCAACCTCGAGCAGTCGCAGAAGGACTTCGAGGTCTGGCAGGAGTCGGTCGGCGTGCGCACCAAGCAGGGCGAGGACCAGCTCGCCTTCGACCGCGCTGAGGCCGAGCGCCTGCGACAGGAATACGAGCGCAGCCAGCGCATGGCCGCCAAGGGCTATGTCGCGGCCTCGGAGGCGGACATCGCCAAGGCGACCTATGACGCGCAGCAATTCAAGGTTGAGCAGAGCGCCAAGGATCTCGAACTGAGCCGCCGCGAGATCGCCGCCGAGCTGCGCCAGCGGCAGAGCCAGCTCGACGCCGTCAAGCGCCGCACTGGGATCTCGCGCAGCCGCATCGAGGATCGGGTCAACCATGCCAGGAGCCGCGCCGAGGTTGCCGCGCGCGAACTCGAGACCATCACGGCCGCGCTTGCCGACACCACCATCACCGCTGCCGCCTCGGGGACGGTGTCGCTGTTCTCGACCTTCCGCGGCGGGGAGCGGCGGCCGTGGCGCGAGGGCGACCAGGTGTCCTCGGGCACGCCGCTGGGCAGCATCTCCGGCAACCGCAACATGTCCATTCGCTGCCGCATCAAGGAAGGCAACATCGCCGCGCTGCGCAAAGGCCAGCAGGCGGAGATCGAGTTCGCGGCCCTGGCCGGGCGCAAGTTCACGGGCGTGGTGTCGTCGGTGGGGGCGGTCGCGCGCGAAGTGTGGATATGGGAGGATCCCACCGCCGAGGCCAATGAGCGGGTCTTCGACGTCCTCATCAAGGTCAACCCCCCGCGCGCCGCGAATGCCGGGGGTCTCAAGCCTGGCCTCAATGCGCGGGCACGCGTCATCGTCAAGCGCCTGCCCGACGCGCTGTTCGTCCCCCTGGACGCGGTCTTCGAGCGCAACGGCAAGAGCTTCGTCTATGTCAAGCGCGGCGATGGCTTCGAGCGCCGGGAGGCCCAGACCGGCGACCGCAACGAGGTCGCGGTGGTGCTGCGCTCGGGGCTGGCGGCGGGGGAGCTGGTCGCACTGTCGGAGCCCGCTTCGACGAAGATGCTCGGGACCGGTTCCGCGCGCGCAAGCGGGGCAGTGAGGACGTCGTCATGA
- a CDS encoding ABC transporter ATP-binding protein, with protein MSLVEVRGLTKTYHTGTVDVHALRGLDFDVNEGELVAIMGRSGSGKTTLLNIIGCVEQPTRGRYLLAGEDVERLNDAQRSTLRLRRIGFVFQAYNLLPGMSALDNVLLPTVYSGLDKAPRRAREALARVGLAGREHHRPTQLSGGEQQRVAIARALINHPSLILADEPTGNLDTRRGQDVLALFQDLNREGITIVLVTHEEQVAQHARRVLRLRDGRSASDRRIAEPFDARAVLAQMQADSDDWDEDGDRAEGEQER; from the coding sequence ATGAGCCTGGTCGAGGTCCGCGGGCTGACGAAGACCTACCACACCGGCACGGTTGACGTGCACGCCCTGCGCGGGCTGGACTTCGACGTCAACGAGGGCGAGCTGGTGGCGATCATGGGGCGCTCGGGGTCGGGGAAGACGACCCTGCTCAACATCATCGGCTGCGTGGAGCAGCCGACGCGGGGCCGCTACCTGTTGGCCGGGGAGGACGTCGAGCGGCTCAATGACGCCCAGCGCTCGACCCTGCGGCTGCGGCGCATCGGCTTCGTGTTCCAGGCCTACAACCTGCTGCCGGGGATGTCCGCGCTCGACAACGTGCTGCTGCCGACGGTTTACAGCGGACTCGACAAGGCGCCGCGGCGCGCGCGCGAGGCGCTGGCGCGGGTGGGGCTGGCGGGACGCGAGCATCACCGCCCGACCCAGCTCTCCGGCGGCGAGCAACAGCGCGTCGCCATCGCCCGCGCGCTCATCAACCACCCGTCCCTGATCCTCGCCGACGAGCCCACCGGCAACCTGGATACGCGGCGCGGCCAGGACGTGCTCGCTCTCTTCCAGGACCTCAATCGCGAGGGCATCACCATCGTGCTGGTGACCCACGAGGAGCAGGTTGCCCAGCACGCGCGGCGCGTCCTGCGGCTGCGTGACGGCCGGTCAGCGAGCGACAGGCGGATCGCCGAGCCCTTCGACGCCCGCGCCGTGCTCGCGCAGATGCAGGCCGACAGCGACGACTGGGACGAAGACGGCGACCGGGCCGAAGGTGAGCAAGAGCGATGA